In Rutidosis leptorrhynchoides isolate AG116_Rl617_1_P2 chromosome 2, CSIRO_AGI_Rlap_v1, whole genome shotgun sequence, one genomic interval encodes:
- the LOC139888024 gene encoding uncharacterized protein, whose product MSYDAKKDKKTVSDIPVVSEYPEVFPDELPGLPPVRDVEYKIDLVSGATPVAKAPYRLAPSEIREMMSQIQELLDRGFIRPSSSSWGLGCVLMQRDRVIVYASRQLKTHERNYPAHDLELVAVVRKGSVDTVKFMRIEIVSDLIDRLKISQLEALKDVNLKYELMVKRKEDLTSDSRELKTYHDRIWVPKIGGLRDLILIEAHKSKLSIHHGSTKMYNDLKKLYWWPTMKTDVAHFVETCQICAQVKAEHQKQYGSLRQLEIPEWKWEHITMDFVTKLPQTQKGNDMIWVIVDRLTKSAHFLAASETTSLSKLAQMYLNEIVSRH is encoded by the exons ATGTCATATGACGCAAAGAAAGATAAGAAAACGGTGTCCGATATTCCAGTAGTTTCCGAATATccggaagtgtttccagatgaactACCAGGGCTACCTCCGGTTAGAGATGTCGAGTATAAAATCGATCTAGTGTCAGGAGCTACTCCTGTTGCTAAAGCCCCGTATAGATTAGCTCCTTCAGAAATCCGTGAGATGATGTCTCAAATTCAAGAGTTGCTGGATCGAGGGTTCATTCGTCCAAGTTCTTCTTCATGGG GTTtgggttgcgtgttgatgcaacgagaTAGGGTGATTGTTTATGCTTCACGTCAGTTGAAAACTCATGAAAGGAACTACCCTGCACATGACCTAGAATTGGTTGCAGTTGT TCGTAAGGGATCCGTTGACACTGTTAAATTCATGCGAATAGAGATTGTCTCGGATTTGATTGACCGACTGAAAATCTCGCAACTTGAAGCTTTAAAAGACGTAAACTTAAAATATGAATTAATGGTGAAACGAAAAGAGGATTTGACTAGTGATTCTCGAGAATTGAAAACCTACCATGAccggatttgggtaccaaagattggtggcttgagggatttaatcctaatAGAAGCTCATAAATCAAAGTTATCGATTCACCATGGCAGCACAAAGATGTATAATGATCTTAAAAAGTTGTATTGGTGGCCTACGATGAAAACCGATGTCGCCCATTTCGTAGAGACGTGTCagatttgtgctcaagtgaaagctgaacaccagaaacaATATGGGTCGTTGCGTCAATTAGAGATTCCTgaatggaagtgggagcatatcaccatggattttgtgacaaagttACCCCAAACCCAGAAAGGGAACGACATGATCTGGGTAATAGTCGACCGACTAACCAAGAGCGCGCATTTCTTGGCCGCAAGTGAAACAACTTCTTTGAGTAAGTTGGCACAAATGTATCTGAATGAGATAGTATCACGTCACTGA